A single region of the Fusarium fujikuroi IMI 58289 draft genome, chromosome FFUJ_chr05 genome encodes:
- a CDS encoding related to PMU1-high copy suppressor of ts tps2 mutant phenotype — MSSKWTFKAQPGIFVELADIAHEYPGEKVTTQPNLGLIPDQKYPSDDPDAPDQRDWARLAAYVRWLNENSSDNVSYKVLYLTRHGLGVHNKMHAQVGSEAWNTRVSFQNGDGEETWFDAFLTKVGEKQAHDLNSFWTDLIEKQGAPQPKIFYTSPLARCLQTTDIVFSPLMTSQSPPQQPIVKELLRERITRHTCDYRRDRTWIAQNYPSYKIEDGFEEEDQFTNRVEPETDEEHVVRKQRALEDIFNETAKDDDFVSLTVHSYAIRAIQAAVGSGVCRTREGTSIAIFVRGEKDGEADGPELHMNDYGSADPAGVSSLRRFSM; from the exons ATGTCCTCTAAATGGACCTTCAAGGCCCAACCTGGCATCTTTGTTGAACTCGCTGACATTGCCCATGAATATCCTGGAGAAAAAGTCACAACGCAACCAAATCTGGGCCTCATTCCAGATCAGAAATACCCTTCTGATGATCCAGATGCACCCGATCAAAGGGACTGGGCTCGTCTCGCGGCATATGTGAGATGGCTCAATGAGAATAGCTCCGACAATGTCTCATACAAAGTCTTGTACCTCACGCGACATGGCCTTGGGGTACACAATAAGATGCACGCCCAAGTAGGCTCCGAAGCGTGGAAT ACAAGAGTGTCATTCCAAAATGGGGACGGCGAAGAAACCTGGTTTGACGCGTTTCTCACCAAAGTCGGTGAAAAGCAAGCTCATGATCTCAACTCCTTCTGGACCGATCTCATCGAAAAGCAAGGCGCACCACAGCCCAAAATCTTCTACACAAGCCCTCTAGCGAGATGTCTTCAGACAACGGACATCGTCTTCTCACCACTTATGACCTCACAATCACCGCCCCAACAAcccatcgtcaaagaactcCTCAGAGAGCGCATCACTCGCCACACCTGCGACTACAGGAGGGATCGCACATGGATAGCCCAAAACTATCCCAGCTACAAGATCGAAGATGGgttcgaggaggaggaccaGTTCACCAACAGAGTTGAGCCTGAGACTGACGAGGAGCATGTTGTGAGGAAACAGAGGGCTTTGGAGGATATCTTTAATGAGACGGCCAAAGACGACGACTTTGTATCGTTGACAGTCCACTCGTACGCGATCCGGGCGATTCAGGCCGCCGTGGGAAGTGGTGTTTGTCGGACACGTGAAGGGACAAGCATCGCGATATTTGTCAGGGGCGAGAAGGACGGAGAGGCAGATGGCCCAGAGCTGCACATGAATGATTATGGGTCTGCAGATCCTGCGGGCGTGAGCTCGTTGAGAAGATTCTCCATGTGA